A single Ammospiza caudacuta isolate bAmmCau1 chromosome 14, bAmmCau1.pri, whole genome shotgun sequence DNA region contains:
- the CDX4 gene encoding homeobox protein CDX-4 encodes MYVSSLLEKEPSMYPGPARANNSLPVQNFVSAPAYSDYMGYHPVAALDSHGQPAPAWGSHYGPQREDWGAYGPGPSSAAPAAHINGSSPGQGSYSSADYSSLHPAAAAAPLPPVDTIHAQQISPNSQRHSSYEWMRKTVQTNTAGKTRTKEKYRVVYTDHQRLELEKEFHCNRYITIRRKSELAANLGLSERQVKIWFQNRRAKERKMIKKKISQFDGSGGSAQSDSGSLSPNELSNSLFPPPHAINGLQPNDIHQVIVSE; translated from the exons ATGTACGTGAGCTCGCTCTTGGAGAAGGAGCCCAGCATGTACCCAGGACCTGCCAGGGCCAACAACAGCCTGCCCGTGCAGAACTTCGTGTCTGCCCCAGCCTACTCCGACTACATGGGATACCACCCCGTGGCAGCCCTGGACAGCCACGGGCAGCCGGCGCCCGCCTGGGGCTCCCACTACGGCCCCCAGCGCGAGGACTGGGGCGCCTACGGCCCAGGCCCTTCCAGCGCCGCGCCCGCTGCCCACATCAATGGCTCGTCCCCTGGCCAGGGCTCCTACAGCTCTGCTGACTACAGCTCCCTGcaccccgctgctgctgctgcacccttACCTCCTGTAGATACAATCCATGCCCAGCAAATCTCTCCCAACAGCCAAAGGCACAGCTCTTATGAGTGGATGAGGAAAACCGTGCAAACCAACACTGCTG GtaaaacaagaacaaaagaaaagtacCGGGTTGTTTACACAGATCACCAGAGACTGGAACTAGAGAAGGAATTTCACTGCAACAGATACATTACAATCAGGAGGAAGTCAGAACTCGCAGCAAACTTGGGACTCTCTGAAAGACAG GTGAAAATCTGGTTCCAGAATCGCCgagcaaaagagagaaaaatgatcAAGAAGAAAATCTCGCAGTTCGATGGCAGCGGGGGCTCAGCTCAGAGTGACTCTGGATCACTCAGTCCAAATGAACTGTCAAATTCTCTGTTCCCACCACCACATGCAATAAATGGATTACAGCCTAATGACATTCATCAAGTCATAGTTTCAGAAtga